From a region of the Vaginimicrobium propionicum genome:
- a CDS encoding ABC transporter ATP-binding protein: MHFSYRAGTPVLAGVDVDVRPGSFLAILGVNGCGKSTLLSCLTGAAHPSSGQVLLDSVPLGRVHRLERARKVAFVAQHSHANRLTVYDSVLLGRRPHMQGAPSQEDHRIVLDTLERLDLARYELRYTNELSGGEYQKMVLARAFVQQAETLLLDEPTNNLDPANRQEVMREVRAEVDRQGIAAAAVMHDINLSLRYCDCFLFMKDGTVDAVGGMEVVTAAQVKRVYGMDCEIIEHRGRRLVVPL; the protein is encoded by the coding sequence GTGCATTTCTCGTATCGCGCGGGCACACCCGTCTTGGCCGGTGTCGACGTCGATGTGCGTCCGGGGTCATTTTTGGCGATCCTCGGGGTAAACGGTTGTGGGAAGTCCACGCTGTTGTCGTGTCTGACTGGAGCCGCGCACCCCTCTTCTGGCCAAGTGCTGCTTGATAGCGTGCCGCTGGGTCGGGTGCATCGTCTGGAGCGGGCGCGGAAAGTTGCTTTCGTTGCCCAGCACAGCCATGCGAACAGGCTTACCGTGTACGATTCGGTGTTGTTGGGGCGACGGCCGCATATGCAGGGCGCGCCCTCGCAGGAAGATCATCGTATCGTCCTTGACACGCTCGAGCGGCTTGACCTGGCTCGATACGAACTCCGCTACACCAACGAGCTGTCGGGTGGCGAATATCAGAAGATGGTGCTGGCTCGCGCGTTCGTCCAGCAGGCCGAGACATTGTTGCTTGACGAGCCAACTAATAACCTTGATCCCGCAAACCGGCAGGAGGTTATGCGCGAAGTGCGCGCCGAGGTTGATCGGCAGGGCATAGCTGCGGCCGCAGTTATGCACGACATCAATCTTTCTTTGCGCTATTGTGATTGCTTCCTGTTCATGAAAGACGGGACTGTCGATGCGGTCGGCGGTATGGAAGTGGTGACTGCGGCGCAGGTTAAGCGCGTATATGGGATGGATTGCGAGATTATCGAGCATCGTGGACGGCGCTTGGTCGTTCCGCTATAA
- a CDS encoding iron ABC transporter permease: protein MQEEKLTGACLPIQGESFRSGYRGYIRHKRVVIAVLAVLVAVIAVASMGMGSLQLSAHDVFFALFGQGDARTVAAVQNIRLPRVLTAVVAGIALSLAGCAYQSVLRNPLASASTLGISQGAAFGASIAIITLAGGGSSAAYEGVSSADPVTTALLAFVGAMLSTVLILLLSRVREMTPESIVLLGVALSAVFTAGTTIVQYFAEDSQVAAVVFWTFGDLSRVNKDQLALMALVTLVGAVVFRACRWDFNAMESGEGLAHSLGVSVSRVRLANMFIASAVASTVIAFCGIVNFVGLVAPHIMRRLLGSDYRYLLPASAIAGAGLLLVSDMLCHVLVAPLILPISAITSFVGAPIFVYLLFKGVNR from the coding sequence TTGCAGGAAGAGAAGCTGACGGGTGCCTGCCTTCCTATCCAGGGGGAATCATTCCGCAGCGGCTACCGGGGCTATATTCGGCATAAGCGCGTCGTCATCGCGGTGCTCGCCGTTTTGGTCGCTGTAATTGCCGTGGCCTCTATGGGGATGGGCTCGCTGCAGCTTTCCGCGCACGATGTCTTTTTCGCTTTGTTCGGGCAAGGGGATGCGCGCACCGTCGCCGCAGTGCAAAACATCCGCCTGCCCCGGGTGCTTACTGCGGTGGTCGCAGGCATCGCGCTGTCCCTTGCGGGCTGCGCGTACCAAAGCGTGCTGCGCAATCCGCTTGCCTCAGCTAGCACGCTTGGCATCTCGCAAGGCGCCGCTTTTGGGGCGTCCATTGCTATCATCACGCTCGCGGGAGGCGGCTCATCGGCAGCATATGAGGGTGTGTCCTCGGCTGACCCCGTGACGACCGCGCTGCTGGCGTTTGTGGGTGCCATGCTCTCCACGGTGCTCATCCTGCTGCTTTCGCGCGTCCGCGAGATGACGCCCGAGAGCATCGTGCTTCTTGGTGTGGCACTGTCTGCGGTTTTCACGGCCGGAACCACAATCGTGCAGTATTTCGCGGAAGATTCCCAGGTGGCGGCTGTGGTGTTCTGGACCTTCGGGGATTTGAGTCGTGTGAATAAGGATCAGCTTGCGCTTATGGCGTTGGTCACGTTGGTCGGTGCGGTAGTGTTCCGCGCTTGTCGCTGGGACTTCAATGCCATGGAATCGGGTGAAGGCCTGGCTCATAGCCTGGGTGTGTCGGTTTCCCGTGTGCGTCTGGCGAACATGTTTATCGCCAGCGCCGTCGCCTCCACAGTCATCGCATTCTGCGGCATCGTGAACTTCGTCGGACTGGTTGCACCGCACATCATGCGGCGCCTTTTGGGCTCGGACTACCGTTATCTGCTACCCGCCTCGGCCATAGCCGGTGCGGGGTTGCTGCTGGTTTCCGACATGTTGTGCCACGTGCTGGTCGCGCCGCTGATACTGCCGATCTCGGCCATCACCTCGTTCGTTGGAGCGCCCATATTCGTCTATCTGCTGTTCAAGGGAGTGAACCGCTGA
- a CDS encoding ABC transporter substrate-binding protein, protein MLKKLKASRAVGAVLCVIACLLALAGCVSSGNSNSSMAGQSSSATKTVIDAYGRKVEVPSDVKSAATVGSGARFVVYAGGQDKLIAVTEMETEPALNRPYAMAHKDLFASLPATSNGNHLLETNVNAEQLMSLNPDVIISSRSAEECDALQNDTGIPVIGITYQNQLFTDNVYNSISCVAQALGTEEHADQVIAKLKEWDQDLKSRTANIADADKPSVYVGAVNYKGAKSFTGTYANYAPLVELGANNVADQTGQKAAVDVDLEQIGNWDPDYMFLNAGNMDLMKADYAANTAFFDGLKAFKENHLYTQPFFNFNGTNIDTGICDTYFIGATIFPDKFADVDLPAKYSEIYTTLIGVDFYKTMQEKGMDFKALSFE, encoded by the coding sequence ATGTTGAAGAAGTTGAAGGCTAGCCGTGCGGTGGGCGCGGTACTTTGCGTTATCGCTTGTTTGCTGGCACTCGCGGGCTGCGTTTCATCAGGGAATAGCAATTCCTCGATGGCTGGTCAAAGTTCCTCGGCTACGAAAACGGTAATTGACGCCTACGGTCGAAAAGTTGAAGTGCCTTCTGACGTGAAAAGTGCTGCAACCGTCGGTAGTGGCGCCCGTTTCGTCGTGTACGCGGGTGGGCAGGATAAGCTTATCGCGGTTACCGAGATGGAAACCGAACCGGCGCTTAACCGTCCGTACGCCATGGCGCATAAGGATCTGTTCGCAAGCCTGCCAGCCACCAGCAACGGAAACCATCTTCTGGAGACAAACGTCAACGCCGAGCAGCTCATGAGCCTGAACCCCGATGTCATCATCTCCAGTCGCAGTGCTGAGGAGTGCGACGCGCTTCAGAACGACACAGGCATCCCCGTCATCGGCATCACCTATCAAAACCAGCTGTTCACCGACAATGTGTACAACTCCATTTCCTGTGTCGCCCAGGCGCTGGGCACCGAGGAGCATGCTGATCAGGTGATTGCGAAGCTGAAGGAATGGGATCAGGATCTGAAGTCCCGCACAGCCAACATTGCCGATGCTGATAAGCCCAGTGTCTACGTGGGCGCCGTCAACTACAAGGGTGCGAAGAGCTTCACGGGCACGTACGCGAACTATGCCCCGCTGGTGGAGCTGGGCGCGAACAACGTCGCCGATCAGACCGGTCAGAAGGCAGCGGTTGATGTTGACCTTGAGCAGATCGGCAATTGGGATCCCGACTACATGTTCCTCAACGCCGGCAACATGGATCTCATGAAGGCCGACTATGCTGCCAACACAGCGTTCTTCGACGGCCTAAAAGCGTTCAAGGAGAACCACCTGTACACGCAGCCGTTCTTCAACTTCAACGGTACCAACATCGACACTGGCATCTGTGACACGTATTTCATCGGCGCAACCATCTTCCCCGACAAGTTTGCTGATGTGGATTTGCCGGCCAAGTATTCCGAGATCTACACAACCCTGATCGGTGTGGATTTCTACAAGACCATGCAGGAAAAGGGCATGGACTTCAAGGCGTTATCCTTCGAGTAA
- a CDS encoding EXLDI protein, with protein MFVTPKKNYVYYERTVINWNYWSDKTKYDSSFDLSDKNHNIIFEVTSELDDFSKYLDEEVIKKIIMKEKREKIVEVLDI; from the coding sequence GTGTTTGTAACTCCAAAAAAAAATTATGTATATTATGAAAGGACAGTTATAAATTGGAATTATTGGTCAGATAAAACAAAATATGACTCGAGTTTTGATTTAAGTGATAAAAATCATAATATAATATTTGAAGTAACATCTGAATTGGATGATTTCTCAAAATACTTAGATGAAGAAGTAATCAAAAAAATTATAATGAAAGAAAAAAGAGAAAAGATAGTAGAAGTACTAGATATTTGA
- a CDS encoding nucleotidyl transferase AbiEii/AbiGii toxin family protein: protein MRTKNAMQLKARINARAKEAGIPAQSLMQSYLFERLLERLSKSKWHDNVVIKGGMLISSLVGVASRTTMDLDTTVTGFTLTHESAEKVFREVAAVSIDDDWTFEFDRTEDIREADDYPGIRVFLKAMYPPMAVPLKIDVTTGDNITPGPIVYDYPLLFDGGSVSLMSYPLETVLAEKLETAVSRGVANTRPRDFYDIHLLWRTRGGSCDIPTLREALKRTCAKRGSTEMMTWWQEVLDEVATDKTMLALWSKYAKKNPYAAGIELAQCCQTAGKILGAAI from the coding sequence GTGAGGACCAAGAACGCGATGCAGCTCAAAGCGCGCATCAACGCCAGAGCGAAGGAAGCGGGCATCCCCGCGCAGTCCCTGATGCAGAGCTACCTCTTCGAGAGGCTCCTCGAGCGCCTCTCGAAATCCAAATGGCACGACAACGTCGTCATCAAGGGTGGCATGCTCATCTCCTCCCTCGTGGGTGTGGCGTCCAGGACCACGATGGACCTCGACACGACGGTCACCGGCTTCACGCTGACGCATGAATCCGCCGAGAAGGTTTTCCGCGAGGTGGCGGCTGTCAGCATCGACGATGATTGGACCTTCGAGTTCGACCGCACCGAGGATATCAGGGAGGCCGACGACTACCCGGGCATACGCGTGTTCCTCAAGGCGATGTATCCGCCCATGGCGGTGCCTCTCAAAATCGACGTTACCACGGGCGACAACATCACGCCCGGCCCCATCGTCTACGACTACCCGCTCCTGTTCGACGGGGGAAGCGTCAGCCTGATGTCCTATCCACTCGAGACGGTGCTCGCCGAGAAGCTCGAGACCGCCGTCTCGCGAGGCGTAGCCAACACCCGCCCGCGCGACTTCTACGACATACATCTGCTCTGGCGAACCAGGGGTGGCAGCTGCGACATCCCCACGTTGCGGGAAGCACTCAAACGTACATGCGCCAAGCGCGGGAGCACGGAGATGATGACGTGGTGGCAGGAAGTCCTCGACGAGGTCGCAACTGACAAAACGATGCTCGCGCTGTGGAGCAAGTATGCGAAGAAGAATCCCTATGCAGCCGGCATTGAGCTCGCGCAGTGCTGCCAGACCGCGGGGAAGATACTAGGAGCGGCAATATGA
- a CDS encoding type IV toxin-antitoxin system AbiEi family antitoxin domain-containing protein: MRGEETDALLDIATNCNGYITSAQVTDAGIPRRKLTEAVRAGELVQVDRGLYALPDVWEDSLYIAQHRFSRGIFSDDTALFLHGMTDRAPFALTMTFPRSYNATAAKAAGIACRTCADDVLGLGLCDIQTEYGNIVRAYDVERTLCDIVRGQGTPDSQLVVPAMQSYVKKKGRDPIKLVAYARNLGVETKIRNYLEVLL; the protein is encoded by the coding sequence GTGAGAGGAGAAGAGACGGACGCTCTGTTGGACATAGCCACGAACTGCAACGGCTACATCACCAGCGCTCAGGTGACGGACGCCGGAATTCCCAGACGCAAGCTCACAGAAGCCGTGCGCGCCGGTGAGCTCGTCCAGGTGGACCGTGGTCTCTATGCGCTTCCCGACGTGTGGGAGGATTCCCTCTACATAGCTCAGCACCGCTTCTCGCGCGGCATTTTCTCGGACGACACGGCGCTCTTCCTCCACGGCATGACCGACCGCGCGCCCTTCGCCCTGACGATGACCTTCCCCAGGAGCTACAACGCGACTGCGGCCAAGGCAGCCGGCATCGCATGCCGCACCTGCGCCGACGACGTCCTAGGCCTCGGTCTCTGCGATATCCAGACGGAATACGGCAACATAGTCAGGGCGTATGACGTCGAGAGGACGCTCTGCGACATCGTTCGCGGCCAGGGCACGCCTGACTCCCAGCTGGTGGTTCCGGCGATGCAATCTTACGTTAAGAAAAAGGGCCGGGATCCCATAAAGCTAGTTGCCTATGCTCGCAACCTCGGAGTGGAGACCAAAATCCGCAACTACCTGGAGGTGCTGCTGTGA
- the guaA gene encoding glutamine-hydrolyzing GMP synthase, with amino-acid sequence MSHDLVLVVDFGAQYAQLIARRVREANVFSQIVPNQMPVSKMLAMNPKAIILSGGPQSVYAENAPQIDAALFEVGVPVLGICYGCQVMASELGGEVRQTGTREFGRTKIQISGGKLLAGLPENSSVWMSHGDAVFSAPGGFDAVASSSGAPVAAFEDAERGLAGVQWHPEVAHSEFGQQVLKNFLFDIAGCSPTWTSANFVTEQVAKIREQVGSHQVLCGLSGGVDSAVAAALVQRAVGDQLTCVFVDHGLLRKGEAEQVKQDFVASTGVKLVVADEADRFVGALAGVSDPETKRKIVGREFIRSFEAAARQLAGERGVDFLVQGTLYPDVVESGGGDGAANIKSHHNVGGLPDDLQFTLVEPLRELFKDEVRAVGTELGLPDEIVWRQPFPGPGLSIRIVGEVTPERLAILREADAIAREELSRAGLDREVWQMPVVLLGDVRSVGVQGDSRTYGHPIVLRPVSSEDAMTADWSRLPYELLERISTRITNECPNVNRVVLDVTSKPPATIEWE; translated from the coding sequence ATGTCCCACGATCTAGTGCTGGTCGTTGATTTCGGCGCTCAGTATGCGCAACTTATTGCCCGTCGGGTGCGTGAAGCCAATGTGTTTTCGCAGATTGTGCCTAATCAAATGCCGGTTTCAAAGATGCTGGCGATGAATCCGAAGGCGATAATTCTTTCGGGTGGGCCGCAGTCGGTTTATGCCGAGAATGCTCCGCAGATTGATGCGGCATTGTTTGAGGTGGGCGTGCCGGTGCTCGGTATCTGCTACGGGTGTCAGGTGATGGCGTCTGAACTTGGTGGGGAAGTCCGTCAGACTGGTACGCGCGAATTTGGACGCACTAAGATTCAAATATCGGGCGGCAAATTGCTTGCTGGGTTGCCGGAGAATTCGAGTGTTTGGATGAGCCACGGGGATGCGGTGTTTTCTGCTCCCGGAGGTTTTGACGCTGTGGCTTCGTCATCAGGTGCACCGGTGGCAGCTTTTGAGGACGCTGAACGTGGTTTAGCGGGGGTGCAGTGGCACCCAGAGGTTGCCCATAGTGAATTTGGCCAGCAGGTTCTTAAGAATTTCTTGTTCGATATCGCGGGCTGCTCGCCAACATGGACTTCAGCCAATTTTGTTACTGAACAGGTAGCGAAAATTCGTGAACAGGTTGGCTCTCACCAGGTGCTATGTGGGCTTTCTGGTGGGGTAGATTCAGCGGTTGCGGCCGCTCTCGTTCAACGAGCTGTGGGCGATCAGTTGACGTGTGTTTTCGTTGATCACGGGTTACTGCGTAAGGGCGAGGCCGAGCAGGTTAAACAGGATTTTGTGGCTTCTACCGGCGTGAAACTTGTGGTTGCTGATGAAGCTGACAGGTTTGTTGGTGCGCTGGCAGGGGTTAGTGACCCGGAGACGAAACGCAAGATTGTTGGCCGCGAGTTCATTCGTTCATTCGAGGCTGCAGCTCGCCAGTTGGCTGGTGAACGTGGGGTGGATTTCTTAGTGCAAGGCACTTTGTACCCGGACGTTGTGGAGTCTGGGGGTGGCGATGGTGCTGCGAATATTAAGAGCCACCACAATGTTGGCGGCCTTCCGGATGACTTGCAGTTCACTCTAGTCGAGCCGTTGCGTGAATTATTCAAAGATGAGGTGCGGGCTGTTGGCACCGAGCTTGGCTTACCGGACGAGATTGTCTGGCGTCAGCCTTTCCCTGGCCCGGGTTTATCAATTCGTATCGTTGGCGAGGTGACCCCTGAGCGACTAGCAATTTTGCGTGAGGCAGACGCTATCGCCCGCGAAGAATTATCTAGAGCGGGGTTGGATCGTGAAGTGTGGCAAATGCCGGTGGTACTGCTCGGTGATGTGCGTTCTGTTGGTGTCCAGGGTGATTCACGTACCTACGGGCATCCGATTGTGTTGCGTCCAGTTTCGAGTGAGGACGCGATGACCGCCGACTGGTCGAGGCTGCCCTATGAACTGTTGGAGCGTATCAGCACCAGAATCACCAATGAGTGCCCCAATGTCAACCGCGTAGTGCTGGACGTGACGAGCAAACCCCCAGCCACGATTGAGTGGGAATAG
- a CDS encoding chorismate mutase, with amino-acid sequence MSEQLPEELLTMRTSIDNLDACLIHLMAERFKITKRIGKLKAEHNMPAGDSAREAEQVTRLRELAVESHLDPEFAEKLLNFIVSEVVRHHLEIAEKKD; translated from the coding sequence ATGTCTGAACAATTGCCTGAAGAATTATTGACGATGCGTACCAGCATCGACAATTTGGATGCCTGCCTGATTCATCTGATGGCTGAACGCTTCAAAATTACCAAGCGAATTGGCAAGCTGAAAGCTGAGCATAATATGCCGGCTGGTGATTCGGCGCGCGAGGCTGAGCAGGTGACCAGACTTCGCGAATTGGCTGTTGAGTCTCATCTTGACCCCGAGTTTGCAGAAAAGCTGCTGAACTTCATCGTCTCTGAGGTGGTTCGTCACCATCTTGAAATTGCTGAGAAGAAAGATTAA
- a CDS encoding GuaB3 family IMP dehydrogenase-related protein, with amino-acid sequence MHDIGGSKRAAQAYSLDDIAIYGTRRTRGIESVDLSWKIDALDFDFPLIAAPMDSVMSPKLAIEFGRLGGLGVINLEGLWTRYADPQPILDELAEIEDQLSATKRMQEVYAEPIKAELIVERMREIREAGVPVAGSLSPRNAREFSEAVQSSGADFFVIRGTAVSAEHVSEGVEPLDLRRFIYDLDVPVIVGGCASYKTALHLMRTGAAGVLVGFGGGAASANAQVLGIQIPMATAIAQVAEARRDYLDESGGRYVHVIADGSMGHSGDVVKAFACGADAAMIGSPLARAFEAPGQGWHWGQEAWHEALPRGRRVHFDQIGTLSEIVMGPSHIPDGTMNIVGALRRALASTGYTDVKSFQRIDVIVHSL; translated from the coding sequence ATGCATGATATTGGTGGTAGTAAGCGAGCCGCACAAGCCTATTCGCTTGACGACATCGCTATTTACGGGACAAGACGTACCCGAGGTATAGAGAGCGTTGACCTTAGCTGGAAAATAGACGCTCTAGACTTTGATTTTCCGCTAATTGCTGCGCCGATGGACTCCGTGATGAGCCCCAAGCTGGCGATTGAGTTCGGTCGGTTGGGTGGACTAGGGGTGATAAACCTTGAAGGTTTATGGACGCGATACGCTGACCCGCAACCTATTTTGGACGAACTAGCAGAAATTGAGGATCAACTTTCCGCAACCAAACGGATGCAGGAAGTTTACGCGGAACCGATTAAAGCCGAGCTGATTGTTGAGCGGATGCGTGAAATACGTGAGGCGGGGGTTCCGGTTGCCGGTTCGCTTAGTCCGCGTAATGCCCGCGAGTTCTCTGAGGCTGTGCAGAGTTCCGGTGCGGATTTCTTTGTTATTCGTGGCACTGCAGTTAGTGCAGAGCACGTTTCCGAAGGTGTTGAGCCGCTGGATTTGCGTCGCTTTATCTATGACCTTGATGTGCCGGTCATTGTCGGTGGGTGTGCATCCTATAAGACAGCTCTGCATTTAATGAGAACTGGTGCTGCTGGGGTGTTGGTTGGTTTCGGTGGGGGGGCTGCCTCAGCTAATGCCCAAGTTTTAGGTATTCAGATTCCGATGGCTACAGCTATCGCCCAGGTTGCTGAGGCGCGCCGGGATTATTTGGACGAGTCGGGTGGCCGTTACGTCCATGTGATTGCAGACGGTTCCATGGGGCACTCGGGAGATGTCGTTAAAGCTTTTGCTTGCGGTGCTGATGCGGCAATGATTGGCTCCCCGTTGGCGCGCGCTTTCGAGGCTCCTGGTCAGGGCTGGCATTGGGGTCAAGAGGCTTGGCATGAGGCGTTGCCGCGTGGCCGTCGCGTCCACTTCGACCAAATCGGCACACTGTCTGAAATTGTTATGGGTCCCTCCCATATTCCTGATGGGACGATGAATATCGTTGGTGCGTTGCGCCGTGCGCTTGCTTCAACTGGTTATACCGACGTTAAAAGTTTCCAGAGAATTGACGTTATCGTTCACTCGCTTTAG
- the guaB gene encoding IMP dehydrogenase, whose translation MFESLGLTFDDVLLQPRQSDVIPSQVDTSSKVSRRITLNVPLLSAAMDTVTEERMAIAMAREGGIGILHRNLSIEDQAHMVDQVKRSEAGMIDEPITIGPDETLADAEKLCANYKISGIPVVEDDMKLVGIITNRDMRFESDPTRPIRDVMTKMPLVTAARGTSREEAFSLLARHKIEKLPLVDGRGRLTGLITLKDFVKTNQYPLAAKDAQGRLRVGAGIGILGDAWQRAMALVEEGVDLIVVDTAHGHSKAEIDIIKRLKADPAARNVDIIGGNVATYEGAKALVDAGADGIKVGVGPGSICTTRVVAGVGVPQITAIYECARAAHEAGVPVIGDGGLQYSGDIAKAIVAGADTVMLGSLLAGCEESPGELVFINGKQFKEYRGMGSLGAMATRGKHMSYSKDRYFQADVTSNDKIIPEGVEGQVAYRGPLGQVIYQLVGGLHQSMFYSGAATIDELHTNGRFVRITAAGLRESHPHDIQMTVESPNYASR comes from the coding sequence ATGTTTGAATCTCTAGGGCTGACTTTTGACGACGTGTTATTGCAGCCCAGACAATCGGATGTCATTCCGTCACAAGTGGATACGTCCAGCAAGGTTAGCCGCCGTATCACTTTGAATGTGCCCCTGCTTAGTGCAGCTATGGACACGGTGACCGAGGAGCGCATGGCAATCGCGATGGCGCGCGAGGGCGGCATTGGGATTTTGCACCGCAACCTATCCATCGAGGATCAAGCCCACATGGTTGATCAGGTGAAACGTTCCGAGGCTGGCATGATTGATGAGCCAATCACCATCGGCCCAGACGAAACGCTAGCCGACGCTGAAAAATTGTGTGCTAACTATAAAATTTCTGGTATTCCAGTCGTCGAAGACGATATGAAATTGGTTGGCATAATCACCAATCGCGATATGCGTTTCGAATCTGACCCGACCCGTCCGATTCGTGATGTGATGACGAAAATGCCATTGGTGACGGCGGCGCGCGGCACTAGCCGCGAAGAAGCGTTCTCACTATTGGCCAGGCACAAGATTGAGAAGTTGCCCCTAGTCGATGGCAGGGGACGGCTGACCGGGCTAATTACGCTAAAAGATTTCGTTAAAACCAATCAATACCCGTTGGCAGCCAAGGATGCCCAAGGCAGATTGCGGGTTGGAGCCGGAATTGGGATTTTAGGTGATGCCTGGCAGCGAGCCATGGCTCTTGTTGAAGAGGGCGTAGACTTGATCGTGGTGGATACCGCGCACGGCCACTCTAAGGCAGAAATTGACATCATTAAACGCCTAAAGGCCGACCCGGCAGCACGAAATGTGGATATTATCGGCGGCAATGTGGCTACCTATGAAGGGGCAAAAGCCCTAGTTGATGCCGGCGCTGACGGCATCAAAGTGGGGGTTGGTCCAGGCTCTATCTGCACTACTCGGGTGGTTGCCGGGGTTGGTGTGCCACAAATTACCGCTATCTATGAGTGCGCACGGGCAGCTCACGAGGCGGGCGTTCCGGTGATTGGTGACGGTGGCCTCCAGTATTCAGGCGATATCGCGAAAGCGATTGTTGCCGGGGCGGATACGGTAATGCTCGGCTCACTGCTGGCTGGTTGTGAGGAAAGCCCTGGTGAATTGGTTTTTATCAACGGTAAGCAATTCAAGGAATATCGCGGCATGGGCAGCCTGGGGGCAATGGCCACTCGCGGCAAGCACATGAGTTACTCAAAAGACCGTTACTTCCAAGCTGACGTCACGTCTAATGACAAGATCATTCCAGAGGGTGTCGAGGGTCAGGTTGCCTATCGTGGCCCGCTTGGTCAGGTTATTTATCAGCTGGTGGGCGGGCTACATCAGTCGATGTTCTATTCGGGTGCTGCCACGATAGATGAGTTGCACACTAACGGGCGATTCGTCCGTATTACTGCTGCCGGGTTGAGAGAATCACACCCGCACGATATTCAAATGACTGTAGAGTCACCCAATTATGCGAGCAGATAG
- a CDS encoding polysaccharide deacetylase family protein, with amino-acid sequence MEKCVALTFDDGPGPNTEKLLDELAEADVLATFFLVGRNIANNVDVVKRMAAAGHQIGNHSWSHADFLAVGPAAAEQELTATSDLIEQITGTRPTMARPPYGAFNDQTPRCGMSFVTWRVDTQDWKNRDSAITTQRALDGVYPGAIILMHDIHPTTVDAVPGLIKQLRELGYVFATVPELWGGELIPGEDYLGGPTPSASPSDPA; translated from the coding sequence GTGGAAAAATGTGTCGCCTTAACCTTCGATGATGGCCCAGGGCCAAACACTGAAAAACTCCTGGACGAGTTAGCTGAAGCTGATGTTTTGGCGACGTTCTTTTTAGTCGGCCGAAATATTGCTAACAACGTTGACGTGGTTAAGAGGATGGCTGCTGCTGGTCATCAGATTGGTAATCATTCCTGGAGCCATGCTGACTTTTTGGCGGTAGGTCCAGCAGCCGCTGAGCAAGAGCTCACTGCCACCTCGGATTTGATCGAACAAATCACTGGCACCCGACCTACGATGGCGCGTCCACCTTATGGAGCTTTCAACGATCAAACGCCTAGATGTGGCATGAGCTTTGTGACCTGGCGGGTTGATACCCAGGACTGGAAAAATCGGGATTCCGCCATCACTACCCAGCGTGCCCTTGATGGGGTGTACCCCGGTGCGATTATCCTAATGCACGACATCCACCCAACCACGGTGGATGCAGTCCCAGGCTTGATTAAACAACTGAGAGAATTGGGGTATGTATTCGCCACTGTGCCTGAGCTTTGGGGTGGCGAGCTGATTCCTGGTGAGGATTATTTGGGTGGGCCTACTCCCAGCGCTAGTCCAAGTGATCCGGCCTGA